The genomic DNA CTGTCCTTGATTGATTGCATTGACACTAATCAGAGAATCACTCTCAACAGTAATATGATCACCTTCCAATTCCTGAGACCACAACATAGCTTCCAAGATGCCTGTTAACTCTGCTTCCACGACCGAAACAACACCAGCAAACCGCATTGTTTTACCTGCAATGTATTGACCTTGGTGATCTCTCAGAACCATACCAACTGAAAAAAAGTCTTGCCCTCCCACTACTGACGCATCCACGTTGATTTTAAGCTGATTTACCTCTGGAGGTTTCCATTTGTGCTCACTCCTTGCCTCGTTCTCTCCACCAATCTGCATACTCGAGTTTCTTTTATTTGCTAACTGCCAGTCTGCAACTTGTTTTTTGCTCCAGGAAATCACATACGATGCTGACATATTCTTGTTTTCGAAGATACGTTTATTCCTTGCAAACCAGATTCCCCAGATCACAGTCGAAATTTTGATCAATACATCATTTGAAGCGCTTGCCAACACATTAAGTAGCCAAATATGAGCATATTCCTCCTCTCTCGTGTCAAAGTCGAGGCCTACTTCATGCCAACACTCCTTAGCATAATTACAATCAATGAACAGATGATTCATATGTTCAATATCTCCCACACACATCGGACATCCAATTGGGACTGGAACACCTCTACCCCTGAGTATATTCCTAACTGGTATCGTGTTACGGCAAAACCTCCACAACATCACTTTCATTTTATGAGGGATTTGCAGCTTCCATAACTTACTCCAACCACTTGACACCTGAATTCCTACTTCAGCAGTTTGAACTCTACACCACTCAAAGTACCCAGACTTCACCGTGTACTGCCCATTATTCGTATGGACCCAGGCAATCCTGTCTCTTGTACACACTTGCGGAATACGGGTATTTAATATGGCCTCTGAATCATCACCACTGAAATGCATTCGTACTTTGTCTACATCCCAAGCCTTCTCATTCTCACGAAAAAAATCACAAGCTCTCATCTGTTCCAACTGGTTGCTGACTGATGTGTTATCAACACAGTAAGTTTCCTTTGCTCTCAACCATTTGTCTTTAGCAATCAAGATCGACTTACCATCACCCAAAACCCATCTCAGACCCTTCTTCAATTCTTCTTTTGCCTGCCAAATACCTGACCATGTATAACTAGCACCTCCAGTTCTACCAGCTTGTAAAAAGTGACAGGTTGGATAGTATCTTGCCTTCAAAACACGAGTTACCAAAGCATTTGGTCTGTTCATTAGATTCCAGCATTGCTTACCTAATAAAGCCAGATTAAAACCAAGAATGTCTCTAAAACCCAAACCTCCCTTATTTTTTGACATACACATCTTGCTCCAAGCCAACCAACGAATGCCTTTGCTATTAGAGGAATTAGTCTGCCACCAAAACGCGTTCATAACTCTTTCTATTTCCTGGCACAATGACTTAGGGAGCAAAAAGCATGACATGGCGTATGCTGGAATTGACTGCACCACATTCTTTAACATGACCAACTTCCCAGCCTTTGACAGAAGACTCGAGCTCCATCCTTTAATTTTCTGAATAACCCTGTCCTTCAAGTACCTGAACACTGTTTTCTTCGATCGTCCTATTAACGAAGGTAAACCAAGGTATTTACTATCTCCTATATCTTTGTGAACTCCAAGCTCCTGTTTTATCTGAACTTGCTTATCCATCCTGACATTCGAGCTAAAAAAGATCGCAGATTTTTGGTAATTCACTGCTTGACCTGACCACTCTTCATAGTAGTTCAGCAAATCTTTAACAGCCCTTGCTTCTATCCCATTAGCTTTAAAGAATAAAAAGCTGTCATCGGCAAACAATAAATGCGTAACTGCTGGAGCCGAATTGCAGATACGACAACCATTTATTTGCCCTGAACCTGCAGCTGATTTCAATGCCTCTGACAAGCCTTCAACGCACAATAAGAACAAGTATGGAGATAGAGGATCTCCTTGACGGAGACCCCTAGTCGGCACAATGGGACCTAATGTAGATCCTTGAAAGGAGATGGAATAAGAAACAGTTGTCACACAAAGCATCACCCATTTGATCCATTTTTCTGAAAATCCCATCCCAGTCATTCGACTCCTCAAATAATTCCAGTTCACCCGATCGTAGGCTTTGCTGATATCTAATTTTAGGGCCACCTCTCCTTCCTGGCCACTACTTTTACGTTTCATGTAGTGTAATATCTCAAATGCCACCAGAACGTTGTCTGTTATGTTTCGACCCGGAACAAAAGCTGATTGCTCTTCAGAAATGATACCTGGAAGAATTTTTTGAAGCCTATTCGCCAATACTTTCGCTACAATCTTATATAGGACATTACATAATGCTATTGGTCGAAGGTCTTTAGGATCATCAACATTATCTTTCTTAGGGATGAGCACCAAAGTAGTATCGTTTACCTCAACTGGAAAAGCAATTTCTACTAGCCATTGTTGACAACACTTGAACACCTCTTCCCCAATCAGCTTCCAGAAATGCTGAAAAAAAGCTGGGTTTAATCCGTCCGGTCCACTTGCTTTATCTGGGTGCATGCTCTTAACAGCTTGTGTAAATTCTTTAAAAGTCAGCTCTGCAGTTAACTCATCGTTTTGACTGTTCGAGATTACAAAATCAGTAATATGATTTGGCTGATTAGAACTATTGTCCGAAGCCTTGAACACCTGACTAAAGTACTCCATTAACACTCTGCACATTCCATCATGACTGGTATCAAGGGTTCCATCATCAGCTTTCAGGCCAGAAATATGATTAAGCTTTTTTCTACTCGATGCCGCTGCATGAAAGTATTTAGAATTTGTATCCCCCTCCTTTAGCCAAAATGATTTGGCTCTCTGTTGCCAATAAGCTTCTTCATGAATTAATAACTCATTCAGTTTGTCCTTCTCATCAAAATACATTTGGACACCATCGTCATCCTCTCTGCTTTTTAAACTATCAATAACTTCCTTTAGTTTCACTACCTTCTCTCTGAACTTATGAAAAAACACTCTCCCCCACTTCGCCATATATTTTGAGACTGAAAATAACTTAGGCAGCAGGTTCATTGCAGGAAGACTTTGCCAGAAACTTGTAACCTCCGTATGAAAATTACTTTCTTTCAACCACGTATTTTCGAATCTGAATCTGAATTGTTTCTTGGGAATTGACGTATTAACCAGCTCAAGCTTAATGGGATCATGGTCAGACACTATAGCATGAAAAACCGTTAATGTACAAAGAGGGAATTTGTGCCACCACGAACTGTTTGCAAAGCATCTGTCTAATCTTTCACGCACCCATCCTGCCGTTCCTTTACGTTTCTCCCAAGTGAATTCACCACCTTTCAAGTCCACTTCTATCAGAGAGCTATCTTCCACTGCTTTCCTAAAACCGTCCAGTAAGCTCTGTGGATGCTTGTTCTTACCTTTCTTATCATTGGCATAAAGCATATCATTAAAGTCTCCGAAAATGCACCATGGTAATTGAGACATCGAAGCCAGAGATCGAATGAGGTTCCAAGATTCGTGTCTTCTTTCTCTCTCAGGATAACCATAAAACCAAGTAAGACGCCAGTTTCCTCCACCTCTCTCTTTTATTATAGCATCAATGTGATTATTAGAAGAATCAAAAACAGTGCACAAAACATTATGTCTCCAGAACATTGCTAAACCACCTCCTCTCCCTTGTTTGTCTACCGAATGAAAATTAACAAAGCCCAGTTTCAAAGCTAGGGCTGTAATTTTATTACTATCAGCTAAGGTCTCAGATAAACACAAAAGATCAGGCTTATGAGATTTGATCATCTCTTTTAACACTCGAACTGTACGAGGTGAGCCCACACCTCGACAGTTCCATCCTATAGCATTCATTGATGATGGCTGGCTTGCTTTGCAAGCTCAGCCGGACTAGTTTGGTTAGAAACTGATAAATCCCCATTAGAAATAGCAGCCTCTTCTTGATTCTGAATTGTCTGAACAATGTTAAGTTGTTGGCCCGAATCAATCTCCATGTGGCCCAACCCATCTGATACTCCTCTCCTTCTTTTTCGGTCCTCTAACTGTATATCATCACCATCCTCCTCATTTAGCTCATAAAGAATATTTGACGTGGTTAAATATCCCTTAAAATTAGCTCCATTTATATCAATCTGTTTGCTACCTTCACGGACGTTTGTTGCACTCCCCACCCGATGATCACTCACCTTCATTATCTCCTTTCCTTTATTTGAAAAAACTTCCCCCGCAAAATTCTCTCTACCAATCCTAGCCTCCCACGTGTCATCACCTTCATCCCTTAGCCATTTACTCTGTACCTGCCCTGCCACCCTACGCGGCGGAGCCCTCAGCCAACTCCCCCATTCCTTCGTTACCACCTCAACCCCTTTCTCCATTGCATTTCTGCAGAATCTATCCGTGTGACTTACCAAACCACAAGTGAAACAAAATTCCCCCAAACGTTCATATTTGCACTCAACTGTAAATTCCTGCCCATCTTTCTTAActattttcttcttccttttgATCGGCTTCCTAACATCCAATTTTATTCGGACCCTCATACATTCCCGCCAGATTGACGTACTGTTTTTAACATCATACTCCAAGAATACACCAAAGAAGTTTCCCAACTGCTTCCCCACCGTTTCCAGCATGTACCCAACCGGGAGATTGTAAAGTTGAATCCAAATGCTCAGAAAACATGGCTTAATACTCGCTGGATTCTGACCTGCCTCCACTGTTTCCAAAGCCACCATCGCATTATCGAAAGACCATGGACCCCCTTTTAAAACCCATTGCATATCTTCCTTTCTGTAAAACTGGAACAGAAAACAACCTTGATCAAGATCCTTAATACTTAAGCCCATTGCTGGTCTCCAGACGTCTGCTAATTTCGACTTCATGGCTCGTACGTTTATACTCTTCTCTGTTAGCAACCGACCCACAAGACAGAGCTCATATTTATTAGCTTTCTCATCCACATCTCCATCCAACAcaaatgcttcattttcttccTCGTCAATCTCCAAGGACGCCATACGATAATCGATGTCTTCCCCACTTGCCATAATGACAAGAAAAAACTCTCACAATACTCTAAATGATTAAGAATATGGAGAGAAACATAAAACTCTCACATGAATATGGAGAGAACTCgtattttatgttttttttttgcCAGAAGTGTATTTTATGTTTTAACTTAATTTAAAActaaaaatttacaaaatttatGCTATGACAGTATGATGCCCCATTCTTATAAATTCAAAGTTTTGGAACAATATGGAGTTAAACACTGCTAATTTAAGTTCTCTTAAATTTGAATTTatgtttaatattattatttgatgtattctttcaattttttattccaaAACACACAAGAGTCACATtctaaattaattttattatgaaCCATTTAACTAAAAAAATTAGCAGCTTTGGAAATTGTAAAAATTAGTTAGAACCATTTAATAAAAATGTTACTTTTGTTCAACTTTACTGTTAAAAAACATATTTCTAAGCGGAAAATGTCACTTCCTTATAACACCCATAAAAAAAATAGAATGTGTCTCCACACATAAAACCATTTGATATTACACAAAGTAAAACTTATTGTACTTCCCATACAAGTTTAATATAGTAGAATATCACTTCAAAGTTAATTATATGTTGTTTCCTTTAGTAGGATGAAAGAACATGTTAATGTACACAGAGTACATGACATCCTAGTTTATATATACTATTATTTTATTCTAAAAGAATTGTTTTACCATGTCTTCCAAGTATTTTCGACATTATATTTTAAACTTAAAAAATTATGTACCAAGATTGCTAACATACATATGGATACATGTTTTTTGTTGAAAGTTACAACCATCAACTAGTTTTCCCTAAGCTAGATCTACATTTTCTAACATGCAAGTATGAAACCCCATTTTATTATGTATTCCACATTTTGACTATAGTGCATATCAAAATTTCCAAGAAAAAGCTCACTATATAATAAAATGTAAAATGTTggtataaaatatattattacaTTTTAAGTTTCAACCGGAACATAGTCACCTAATTGCACAAGTTTGTCATAGTCCAACTGATATAAGAGTGATGTTGTATTCAAAAGAAATGGAAAGAATAATTTGACAAGTTCCAAATTATATACCATATGACCTACTCATGAACCGTAAATGATTTCATAAGCCCGACCCAAGTACTTGTTGGATCTTGAGTATATGTGAAAATGAGATGGCCACCCAAAGGCCACAAGTACAAGTTTTTTTAACCCAACCCTAACATGAGAAGTGATTGTGGTAGTTACCAGTAGTTTTCACTATCACTGTTGAATTTAATACACATACTACACAATCATAAATATTGATGATAGAACAGATCCTTATGTAAGCACAACGTAAATCGATATATTTGACTCGCTTCCCAACCCCATATCCTCTGGAATTGAATAGAATAGAATGGTCTTAGGCTGATATCAGATGCTTCGACTTTGTTGCTCATCTGCAAGTTAAATATGGGTTCATAAAATATACGCAACACATATGAAAATGAGAAACGGATATGCAACTAGTTGTTACTATATTTGTTACAATTAtcttattataaattatttattattttttcatTGATATGTCATATATTGAAATCGTTATGTACTTATATATGGAGAACAAGTTCAAATTCAATtctttttaattataaaatatgtTTTACAATATCGCAAAAGCAAGGCTAAGGGGGTGTATACTTACAAAAAAATTTCAGTTttctttttttcaattttttaaaattttctcaCTCTTCTATTTCTAAGAAAAGTATTAAAAAATGAGAAAACATGTTTCAAATTAGCTTAAACAACAAATTAGAAAATATATATGAACACTTCtcaatttaaaatatataattctTTTGTGTAATTAATGAACAATTATAAATAATGTTATTGTCAACAAAAATTATATtatgaaaaattatttttcaatcatttaattatttttatatagttTTTAATATTTGTATTATATATCAACTTTTATGTATTATTATGTTAACAATTTATTTGTGATTATTTCATTAATATAAAACTTCTAAATTTTATGCGAGtttttttgtatttattttaaaacaaatGTATTAATATTAATGATATTAATTGTATTACTATTAATAATATTCATGTGTTtccataaaataataatataataatatattatgcACATCTTATATAAAAAAGAAAGGTAGTGAataagaagatagtgaatgtgTGTATTTTAGGGTTAGAACATAGGTTACAATGTGGGTGTTTTCTATTTTCATAAATTAGAAAATAATATATAGAGCTGAGAGTTTTTTCATTCTTAGTTATAAATCAAAAAACCTTtccatttttttaattttcattttaTAAAATATGCAATTTGAACACatattcaaaattttatattttctAAGAAAAATTATGTGAAAAATTGTTGAAATAAACAACCCCTAAATTCACCAAAAAATGTTAACGAAACATGAATGACAATGCAAGAAAACTACATCTCTTGTTTGACTAATATATGATTTTGACCGATTATTGCGATACTTTTATgtattaaaaataaatttgaaagagaATTAGATATATTTTCTAGTGATactagttttaaaaattatttaatcaTATATTATGTATAATTTACAGTCAAAACTTAAATAATTTGAGTGTTCAACTAGTCAAAACAGAACACATAATAATTTGAATGTTCAACTAGTCAAAACATAACACATAATATGAGATATGGAGGGAGTATATAATTACACACCTTGCAATCATTCTATAAGATTTgaatattcaatttcattttttttcaCAAGACCAGCTTTCATTATTAGTGTAACTTTTTAATAGTTTTAACCTTGTATTTCATAAAATCATGGCGTAAAATacaaattattttttattaaactCTTAAGCAAATTTCTCATCAGAAAATACTTGACTGAATATATATAATTCACCCCCTCCTGGCATGTTTCaaacttaaaaaaaaaaaaattaaatacatTAAATGATGTCCGTGACTCATAAGAAACTGTTTCAAAGTCTATCATTCAACGTTTGTCAAGTTTAAATTAAAAAATGCGGCTCGACTGATTAATTATCTTCTAACATAATAACTACTGATTAATGATTATATACATTGTTTTTTCAAGTAAGCATGCTTTGGAAGGATTATATCAAATTAATACCGTAGCGTTATCCACGCATATACTTTAAAGACTACTaagataattaaaataaaatcatGTACCAACTAAAGACTCATTTGGCTGATCTATAAACCTTGGTACAGAAAGAACCAAACAAGCAACAAGCCCGGACACGTTTCCATATAAACATAGGAGTTGAAATGGGGAGCACAATGTATCTGCATGGAATAGGCTACAACTCTACAACTACAAGTGTATGTTGTAACTATCCACCATAGTTTGTTTCTTTGACTTGCATTTGTGGGGTATTTGTAATCATTACAAGTCTTGCTAACTTCAATTACGGCATCATTTTCCTTAAAATTATTC from Apium graveolens cultivar Ventura chromosome 5, ASM990537v1, whole genome shotgun sequence includes the following:
- the LOC141660261 gene encoding uncharacterized protein LOC141660261; this translates as MASGEDIDYRMASLEIDEEENEAFVLDGDVDEKANKYELCLVGRLLTEKSINVRAMKSKLADVWRPAMGLSIKDLDQGCFLFQFYRKEDMQWVLKGGPWSFDNAMVALETVEAGQNPASIKPCFLSIWIQLYNLPVGYMLETVGKQLGNFFGVFLEYDVKNSTSIWRECMRVRIKLDVRKPIKRKKKIVKKDGQEFTVECKYERLGEFCFTCGLVSHTDRFCRNAMEKGVEVVTKEWGSWLRAPPRRVAGQVQSKWLRDEGDDTWEARIGRENFAGEVFSNKGKEIMKVSDHRVGSATNVREGSKQIDINGANFKGYLTTSNILYELNEEDGDDIQLEDRKRRRGVSDGLGHMEIDSGQQLNIVQTIQNQEEAAISNGDLSVSNQTSPAELAKQASHHQ